One window of the Terriglobales bacterium genome contains the following:
- a CDS encoding metal-dependent hydrolase, with amino-acid sequence MDPLTHMLTGACMSRAGLNRKTSLATVTLVLAAEVSDIDFLAYFGGPVFGFAHHRGITHTLLGAPAMAALALGMVWLLNRLLLRWGHPRKTPPRWGLLYSYACLGALSHILLDFTNNYGVRPFAPFYLRWFSWDIVSIVEPLLLLVLLAGLIVPSLFGLIQEEVGARRAGPRGRGGAIFALVCIVLLWSLRDFEHRRAVAVLESRLYHGSEPIRVSAYPYDTNPFLWYGVVETQDTFETMHVDSLTPEVDPQDHARIRYKPEETPASLAAKKSYLGRVYLDWAQYPMFEVEQRDSGETRYLVRFYDLRYDYPERRSRVLNSSVELDEHLRVIAAHFGPFTQRKNLD; translated from the coding sequence TTGGATCCGCTCACCCACATGCTCACCGGCGCCTGCATGAGCCGTGCCGGGCTGAACCGCAAGACGTCGCTGGCCACCGTGACCCTGGTGCTGGCGGCTGAGGTTTCGGATATCGACTTTCTCGCCTACTTCGGGGGGCCGGTCTTTGGATTTGCCCATCATCGCGGGATCACCCACACGCTGTTGGGGGCTCCGGCGATGGCGGCGCTGGCGCTGGGCATGGTCTGGCTCCTCAATCGCCTGCTGCTGCGCTGGGGACACCCCCGCAAGACGCCGCCGCGCTGGGGGCTGCTCTACAGCTACGCCTGCCTGGGCGCGCTCAGCCACATCCTGCTGGACTTCACCAACAACTACGGCGTGCGCCCCTTCGCGCCCTTTTATCTCCGGTGGTTCTCCTGGGACATCGTCTCCATCGTCGAGCCGCTGCTGCTGCTGGTGCTGCTCGCCGGCCTCATCGTCCCTTCGCTCTTCGGGCTGATCCAGGAGGAGGTGGGGGCGCGGCGCGCCGGCCCGCGCGGACGCGGTGGCGCCATCTTCGCCCTGGTGTGCATCGTCCTGCTCTGGAGTCTGCGCGATTTCGAGCATCGCCGCGCCGTGGCCGTGCTGGAAAGCCGCCTCTACCACGGCTCCGAGCCCATCCGCGTCTCCGCCTATCCCTACGACACCAATCCCTTCCTGTGGTACGGCGTGGTCGAGACCCAGGACACCTTCGAGACCATGCACGTCGATTCACTCACCCCCGAGGTCGATCCCCAGGACCACGCCCGCATCCGCTACAAGCCGGAGGAGACCCCGGCGTCGCTGGCCGCGAAAAAGTCCTACCTGGGGCGGGTGTATCTGGACTGGGCGCAGTATCCGATGTTCGAGGTGGAGCAGCGCGATTCGGGCGAAACGCGCTACCTGGTGCGCTTCTACGACCTGCGCTACGACTATCCCGAGCGGCGCTCCCGCGTGCTGAATTCCTCAGTGGAGTTGGATGAGCACCTGCGCGTGATCGCGGCACACTTCGGCCCCTTTACCCAGCGCAAGAACCTGGATTGA